A part of Planctomycetia bacterium genomic DNA contains:
- a CDS encoding glycosyltransferase yields the protein MRILFTSHEPLDGAVSGRFVDSAARGLASAGHQVRILCVDDEPGEEVEPNVRRVVCHATDRRAPFPHAMPTFGGVASPTAVAEAGRSNVTFAALSDRQLSDYRDLLRAEFDREIDLYDPCIVHVQHVWLFGHLALEAGIPYVLSAHPQEFEVARTDSRYRRYMQETAENACRILSHGAAARAVNELVGDLEGRVVPFPLPSNESLGKARWWESLPALYRASLIERFGKLPDHCVR from the coding sequence ATGCGTATCTTGTTCACCAGCCACGAGCCGCTCGACGGTGCCGTATCGGGCCGCTTCGTCGATAGCGCTGCGCGCGGACTCGCATCCGCCGGGCATCAGGTGCGCATTCTGTGCGTCGACGACGAGCCGGGGGAAGAGGTCGAGCCGAACGTGCGGCGCGTCGTTTGCCATGCGACCGATCGCCGCGCACCGTTCCCGCATGCGATGCCGACGTTCGGGGGCGTTGCGTCTCCGACCGCCGTGGCCGAAGCCGGGCGCAGCAACGTCACATTCGCCGCGCTGAGCGATCGGCAACTTTCCGACTATCGCGATCTGTTGCGCGCCGAGTTCGATCGCGAAATCGATCTTTACGATCCGTGCATCGTGCATGTGCAGCATGTTTGGTTGTTCGGCCATTTGGCGCTGGAAGCCGGTATCCCTTACGTGTTGTCGGCGCATCCTCAAGAGTTCGAAGTCGCGCGAACCGATTCCCGTTATCGGCGCTACATGCAAGAGACCGCCGAAAACGCTTGCCGGATTCTTTCGCACGGCGCTGCCGCACGCGCCGTGAACGAACTCGTCGGCGATCTCGAAGGACGGGTCGTGCCGTTTCCGTTGCCGTCGAACGAGTCGCTCGGCAAGGCTCGGTGGTGGGAGTCGCTTCCGGCGCTCTATCGGGCTTCGCTTATCGAACGCTTCGGCAAGCTGCCCGACCACTGCGTTCGTTGA